The genome window CTgatggggatatatatatattacatgtcattACTATAGAGATCCTGCGGGGGAGCTgatggggatatatatatattacatgtcattACTATAGAGATCCTGCGGGGGAGCTgatgggtatatatatattacatgtcattACTATAGAGATCCTGCGGGGGAGCTgatgggtatatatatattacatgtcattACTATAGAGATCCTGCGGGGGAGCTgatgggtatatatatattacatgtcattACTATAGAGATCCTGCGGGGGAGCTGATGGggatatatattacatgtcattACTATAGAGATCCTGCGGGGGAGCtgatgggtatatatatatatatatattacatgtcattACTATAGAGATCCTGCGGGGGAGCTGATGggtatatatattacatgtcattACTATAGAGATCCCGCGGGGGAGCTGatgggtatatattacatgtcattACTATAGAGATCCTGCGGGGGAGCTgatgggtatatatatattacatgtcattACTATAGAGATCCTGCGGGGGAGCTGatgggtatatattacatgtcattACTATAGAGATCCTGCGGGGGAGCTGATGGggatatatatattacatgtcattACTATAGAGATCCTGCGGGGGAGCtgatgggtatatatatatatatattacatgtcattACTATAGAGATCCTGCGGGGGAGCTGATGggtatatatattacatgtcattACTATAGAGATCCTGCGGGGGAGCTGatgggtatatattacatgtcattACTATAGAGATCCTGCGGGGGAGCTGATGggtatatatattacatgtcattACTATAGAGATCCTGCGGGGGAGCTGAAGGggatatatatattacatgtcattACTATAGAGATCCTGCAGGTGGAGCTgatgggtatatatatattacatgtcattACTATAGAGATCCTGCGGGGGAGCtgatgggtatatatatatattacatgtcattACTATAGAGATCCTGCGGGGGAGCTGATGGGTATATATATTACACGTCATTACTATAGAGATCCTGCAGGGGGAGCTgatgggtatatatatattacatgtcattACTATAGAGATCCTGCGGGGGAGCtgatgggtgtatatatatatatatatatatatatatatatatatatatatatatattacatgtcattACTATAGAGATCCTGCGGGGGAGCTGATGggtatatatattacatgtcattACTATAGAGATCCTGCGGGGGAGCTgatgggtatatatatattacatgtcattACTATAGAGATCCTGCGGGGGAGCTgatgggtatatatatattacatgtcattACTATAGAGATCCAGCGGGGGAGCTGATGGGtttatatatattacatgtaatTACTATAGAGATCCTGCGGGGGAGCTGTAGTGTATATATCTCTTTGTCCTGATTGGCCGTTGTTTTGTCCGTTAGGTATCATGGCTTCCGGTGCAGGAGACGTTCTTCCGACCTACGAGCTCAACGAGTCTCAAACGTCAAAGCTGATTAAGAAATCCAAGGACTCTCCGTTCGTGCCAGTGGGTGAGTTTTGACCCATTCCCCCAGATCCGCGCGTGTGTGTTGGgcgtgcttttttttatttttttatttttttgtgtgctgttgACTGATCTTTTTCTGTATTGCAGGGATCGGTGGATTTGCCGCCGTTGTGGCTTACGGACTCTACAAAATAAGATCTCGAGGAGACACGAAGATGTCCGTGCACCTTATACACATGCGTGTGGGGGCGCAGGGATTTGTTGTGGGGGCAATGACTTGTGGTAAGTGCGGGGGAGGGGCAGCGTGGCGGTGACCGGTGCCGGTGGCTTCGTGCTAGTGACCTCTgacctcttcccccccccccctctctccccTCAGGTGTCTTGTATTCCATGTATAAGGAGTATCTGGCGAAGCCCAAGGAGTAGCGGCGTCTCCTGCTCGTCCGCACTCTATAGACCTCACATTGGGGTGTCCGCCGGGACCCTGCACAGAAATCCAGGGTTCAGATctggttatttttttattacggaCTTGTTACCCACGGACCCGGAGAAGATTGTTATTATTTGTGGTTTGTTTAATGTGACGCTCCGTGTGGCGCTGTCCTTGGCCCGCCGGCGGGGCTGCCGCTCACGTGTCTATAGTAATAACAGCCGTGTCACCGGACGTCACTGGGTGGACATTCCACGGTGTTCATCTTCTGGATAATAAAATGTCTTGTCCGCCCCCGGATACGCCTGGCGCTGACTCCTGTGTGTGGTCTGATAATGGCAGCTGTTCCCATCCCCCGCTTCTCATTCATTTGTCAGATTGCCACCTTGTCCAGGACAGCGGTGGGCGGCGATGGTTGGCGCCACCTACAGGATCATGATTGTTCTCTGCATTATACCTGCCCAGAGCCTCCTGGAGGGGGCGACGTCTGGTCATGGAGGAGGAGCGGGCGGGGGGCGACGATGTCGCTGGTCATTGAGGGGGGGGGGAAGAAGAGACTTTGACTTTTACACGGACTATTGGATTATGGTTGGGGTGACTTTCACTTCTGATTATAAACCCTTCCTCATGATGACATCATCCCCTCCAGCGGCCATCTTTGTTGCGCTGAGAGTGATCGCGTATTTCCAGGTTCAGATCTTGGTCAGTGTTCAGACCCGCGCCCGGAATATGTCCGAAACCGTCACTGATATTATCCGCCATTAATTAGGAAGGTTCGGTCCAGTGTGCTGATGACGTATATTCCGCCCTGGTCGTCGCCGCCTCTTCTGACCTTCAGGACGTGATCAGTTACCCTGAACCTGCACTGACGCACGTGGTCCCTCCTCTAATAACTGCTTCACCTCTTAActcctgatttttattttttttggtccttATCTTTCtcggttcttaaccccttccctctttggccgcttttgaccttcctgacagagcctcatttttcaaatctgacatgtttcactttatatggtaataactccggaatgcttttacctatccaagcgattctgagattgttttctcgtgacacattggactttatgttactggcaaaatttgcccgatacattcagtatttaattgtgaaaaacaccaaaatttagcgaaaaattgcaaaaattagcatttttctcaatttaaatgtatctgcttgtaagacaggcagttataccacacaaaaatgttgctaattaacatcccccatatgtctactttagattggcatcgttttttgaacatcattttatttttctaggacgttacaaggcttagaactttagcagcaatttctcacattttcaagaaaatttcaaaatgctatttttacaggggccagttcagttgtgaagtgggtttgaggtccttagatattagaaacccccaataagtcaccccattttaaaaaatgcacccctcaaagtattcaaaacagcatttagaaagtttcttaaccctttagacattgcgcaggaattaaggcaaagtagaggtgaaatttacaaagttcattatttttttccagaaattcattttgaatccattttttttgtaccacagaaggttttaccagagaaatgcaactcaatatttattgcccaggttctgcagttttaggaaatatcccacatgtggctctagcgtgctactggactgaagcaccggcctcagaagcaaaggagcacctggtggattttgggtctcctttttattagaatatattttaggcaccatgtcagctttgaacaggtcttgtggaactaaaacagtggaaacccccca of Rhinoderma darwinii isolate aRhiDar2 unplaced genomic scaffold, aRhiDar2.hap1 Scaffold_4505, whole genome shotgun sequence contains these proteins:
- the HIGD1A gene encoding HIG1 domain family member 1A, mitochondrial; this encodes MASGAGDVLPTYELNESQTSKLIKKSKDSPFVPVGIGGFAAVVAYGLYKIRSRGDTKMSVHLIHMRVGAQGFVVGAMTCGVLYSMYKEYLAKPKE